One Glycocaulis abyssi DNA window includes the following coding sequences:
- a CDS encoding CHAT domain-containing protein, whose amino-acid sequence MHTRNIARFARTLLVSTCLAGAALTGSSFAQGSQACPEGSMAYECLRAEGYWAAQWAIQTSAARALSQVGARFASSDDALGLLVAERRRVADQRSAAERRLYEALAIADAASREEATAAARATLDTASGRLGEIDTALSRDFPEYTELTSPQPLTVEATQSLLRGDEALILILSGEHSTFVFAIDQEGIDWARVEVTAAELGEAVDLLRRGVDLDHGRGPWNAVAVQASSAAASLPVFDRQAAFRLYQQLLAPVEARLEGKAHVYAVPSGALSSLPLALLVTEAPTGADNDSDALRQTAWLGRRHAMTVLPSPASLRSLTRFGASRATQPFLGVGDPCIGARTGAGCERAPASSGEPRQRAGGVTRGVFNASASADGVFQADVEAVRALSALPNTRPELVALAEAFGAEPRRDLLVGDSATETNLRNTAGLSNRQVIAFATHGLIADELPGLTEPALVLTPPAEASDGDDGLLTASEIARDLTLDADWVILSACNTAAPGGAGAESLSGLASAFFYAGARALLVSHWVVDDAAARRITTGTLSAMNADPSAGRAEALRQSMMSMMDDPDFTHPAMWAPFVLVGQNRPAE is encoded by the coding sequence ATGCACACCCGCAATATTGCGCGCTTTGCACGCACCCTGCTGGTCTCCACCTGCCTTGCTGGCGCGGCCTTAACGGGCAGCAGCTTCGCGCAAGGCTCGCAAGCCTGCCCGGAAGGCTCGATGGCGTATGAGTGTCTGCGCGCGGAAGGATATTGGGCCGCGCAATGGGCGATACAGACCTCTGCTGCCCGTGCCCTGTCGCAGGTCGGCGCGCGCTTTGCCTCCAGCGATGATGCGCTGGGCCTGCTCGTCGCTGAACGCCGCCGTGTGGCCGACCAGCGCAGCGCCGCCGAACGCCGGCTCTATGAGGCGCTGGCGATTGCCGATGCGGCCTCACGCGAGGAAGCCACCGCCGCCGCGCGCGCCACACTGGACACAGCCTCTGGCCGGCTTGGCGAGATTGACACCGCCCTGTCGCGCGACTTTCCCGAATACACTGAGCTCACCAGCCCGCAGCCCCTGACGGTCGAGGCTACGCAAAGCCTGCTGCGCGGCGATGAGGCGCTGATACTGATCCTTTCCGGGGAGCACTCCACCTTCGTCTTTGCGATCGATCAGGAGGGCATTGACTGGGCGCGCGTGGAGGTGACGGCAGCAGAGCTCGGCGAGGCGGTAGACCTGCTGCGCCGGGGCGTCGATCTCGATCACGGGCGCGGCCCCTGGAACGCGGTCGCGGTGCAGGCCAGCTCGGCGGCTGCAAGCCTGCCGGTGTTTGACCGACAGGCGGCGTTCCGGCTCTACCAGCAGCTATTGGCCCCTGTGGAGGCCCGGCTTGAGGGCAAGGCCCATGTCTATGCGGTGCCGTCCGGCGCGCTATCCAGCCTGCCACTGGCCCTGCTGGTAACCGAAGCGCCCACCGGAGCGGACAATGATAGCGATGCGCTGCGCCAGACCGCATGGCTGGGCCGGCGCCATGCGATGACGGTGCTGCCCTCGCCCGCCTCGCTGCGCTCGCTGACGCGCTTTGGCGCCAGCCGGGCCACGCAGCCTTTCCTGGGCGTTGGCGATCCGTGCATTGGCGCGCGCACAGGTGCGGGGTGCGAGCGTGCGCCCGCCAGCTCTGGCGAGCCCCGGCAGCGCGCCGGCGGTGTAACGCGCGGCGTTTTCAATGCCAGCGCCTCAGCTGACGGCGTGTTCCAGGCTGATGTGGAGGCGGTGCGCGCCTTGAGCGCCCTGCCCAACACCCGCCCTGAGCTCGTCGCACTCGCCGAAGCGTTCGGCGCAGAGCCCCGGCGCGATCTGCTGGTCGGCGACAGTGCGACCGAGACCAATCTGCGCAACACCGCCGGTCTCTCCAATCGCCAGGTTATCGCCTTTGCCACGCATGGCCTCATCGCCGACGAGCTGCCGGGTCTGACCGAGCCAGCGCTGGTCCTGACCCCGCCTGCCGAAGCCAGCGATGGTGATGACGGGCTTCTGACGGCTTCAGAAATCGCGCGCGACCTGACGCTGGATGCCGACTGGGTGATCCTGTCGGCGTGCAACACGGCAGCGCCGGGCGGAGCGGGTGCGGAGAGCCTGTCCGGGCTTGCCAGCGCCTTCTTCTATGCCGGCGCGCGCGCCCTGCTGGTCTCGCACTGGGTGGTGGATGACGCCGCCGCGCGGCGTATCACAACCGGCACACTGTCAGCGATGAACGCCGATCCGTCAGCGGGGCGCGCAGAAGCGCTGCGCCAGTCCATGATGTCCATGATGGATGATCCGGACTTCACCCACCCTGCGATGTGGGCACCCTTCGTGCTGGTGGGGCAGAACCGCCCGGCGGAGTAG
- a CDS encoding alpha/beta hydrolase — translation MRMLACMFAGLVVLAAPGTVRAQSCDLDPGRVEALDLAGLELDRSGQIALHFDLADWHAECGDIARARIAYQTARTLIAASDTVEGAWAHGLIGEARLEMSQGRFDRAREILDDAYAVLEEAGAARARDFLYLMETALAVEAAASAAGETHDLPGAQAELAVLRARVAREDEEALTRDPAAGADADHVIVPVFYGTNRVRTGSEDPNAFYGVTPAMLDLGVVTVSVPRNRDIGTIPRRSDYPGDLDQYRGEYFILERVEPFADDYAFTDALGEAMDASERRELLVFIHGFNSDFRGAAERAAQLAVDLEIDGVPALYSWPSRASLLGYFADGREVNEDNIRDLVDYLYLLMNGANAHRIHIVAHSMGNRFLARALERFAQAYPSPPEPLFDQVVWASPDVDAEEFMALIPQIGHLASGMTLYASSRDRALRLSRRINGGNPRAGDSSPPYPVVVAGLSTIDTSAAGGAGLGHSDYAGPAMDDFRALIWLSLSPEERCILHTNTGQFGQFYAVDPFTGGQCEPDVFKYSITALRRSGEDGEPLEMLQSVAALPGAAIAGRVEDVRQLIVRLTGG, via the coding sequence ATGAGAATGCTGGCATGCATGTTTGCCGGGCTGGTCGTTCTGGCCGCTCCAGGCACCGTCCGGGCGCAGAGCTGTGACCTTGATCCCGGCCGGGTGGAAGCGCTTGATCTTGCCGGTCTGGAGCTGGACCGCTCCGGGCAGATCGCCCTCCATTTCGATCTGGCAGACTGGCATGCAGAATGCGGTGATATCGCGCGCGCGCGCATTGCCTACCAAACAGCCCGTACGCTGATTGCTGCATCCGATACGGTCGAGGGCGCGTGGGCGCACGGCCTGATTGGCGAGGCGCGTCTGGAGATGTCGCAGGGCCGGTTCGACCGGGCGCGCGAAATCCTTGATGACGCCTATGCGGTGCTGGAGGAGGCGGGTGCGGCGCGCGCGCGTGATTTTCTCTATCTGATGGAGACGGCGCTGGCTGTGGAGGCGGCAGCGTCGGCCGCTGGCGAGACCCATGATCTTCCCGGCGCACAGGCAGAGCTGGCGGTTTTGCGCGCCAGAGTGGCGCGCGAGGATGAGGAAGCGCTGACGCGTGATCCGGCAGCGGGCGCGGATGCCGACCATGTCATCGTGCCGGTATTCTACGGCACCAACCGGGTGCGCACCGGCTCTGAAGACCCCAATGCCTTTTACGGCGTTACGCCGGCGATGCTGGACCTTGGCGTGGTGACGGTGTCGGTGCCGCGCAATCGCGATATTGGCACCATCCCGCGCCGTAGCGATTATCCCGGCGATCTCGACCAGTATCGCGGTGAGTATTTCATCCTTGAGCGGGTGGAACCGTTTGCCGACGACTATGCCTTCACCGATGCGCTGGGCGAGGCGATGGACGCCTCAGAGCGGCGTGAGCTTCTGGTCTTCATTCACGGCTTCAATTCCGATTTCCGGGGCGCGGCCGAACGCGCGGCGCAGCTGGCGGTCGATCTGGAAATTGACGGCGTGCCGGCCCTCTATTCCTGGCCCTCGCGCGCCTCCCTGCTGGGCTATTTTGCCGACGGGCGGGAGGTGAATGAGGACAATATCCGCGATCTTGTGGACTATCTCTACCTGCTGATGAATGGCGCGAATGCGCACCGCATCCATATTGTGGCCCATTCGATGGGCAACCGCTTCCTCGCCCGCGCGCTGGAGCGTTTTGCACAAGCCTATCCCAGCCCGCCTGAGCCTCTGTTTGATCAGGTTGTGTGGGCTTCGCCCGATGTCGACGCCGAAGAATTCATGGCCCTGATCCCGCAAATCGGCCATCTGGCCAGCGGGATGACGCTGTATGCCTCCAGCCGGGACCGGGCCTTGCGCCTGTCACGCCGGATCAATGGCGGCAATCCGCGCGCGGGTGATTCCAGCCCGCCCTATCCGGTCGTGGTGGCCGGTCTCAGCACCATAGACACCAGCGCGGCAGGCGGCGCCGGGCTTGGCCATTCGGATTATGCCGGGCCTGCCATGGATGATTTTCGCGCTCTGATCTGGCTGTCCTTGAGCCCGGAGGAGCGCTGCATACTGCACACCAATACCGGCCAGTTCGGGCAGTTCTATGCGGTTGATCCGTTCACGGGCGGCCAGTGCGAGCCGGACGTGTTCAAATACTCGATCACGGCCCTGCGCCGCAGTGGCGAAGACGGCGAGCCGCTGGAGATGCTGCAGAGTGTGGCCGCGCTGCCCGGCGCGGCCATTGCCGGACGTGTTGAGGATGTGCGCCAGCTTATCGTCCGGCTGACGGGAGGCTAG
- a CDS encoding CHAT domain-containing protein: protein MACNHLRIWALSLALLAAPHGLAQETPPLAPSITEPDARALIEAAEAIDMEQDPAGARAAWEAAYDTALTLGDVDATDRAAIINQLGSAIFYAGGREEALGLFREAADIFAEAGPDHAEALEQSLGNVASILATLGRLAEAEQVQREVMDIRRTLYPEMHVQIARSYFELGSVLNARGELDEAASLVERSLDIRREVLEAGHPHIAMTQVSLAAILTRAYRYAEAAELSRDAAEQLEANLPPGHPFISFARSSYAGALNAWGRYEAAEPLLRRILDERRASLGETHPQVADTLNNLGVALYAQGREAEARPLFLAARDIYRTAAGATSVEAARMQMNAADAAMAAGDYDTARAEWLDTLSVFEETGTAGPDRIRVLAELAALEALSGNAPAGRQRLGEARALAVSYLPESHARRHELTIDDVWIDAVTGNAMRAVPHAVDDAVMALAAELDLVDVDAARDMARSRQRAFRRALDIAMAATDREAAFRYMQLVHTTGLALAAEATALRGRAGEDGTASQVRERQDGWRALRRAEDNYISLLAASDAADPSEIADARLAYESAREELAAMAGASDTQTGTALVSLDAVRGALQPDETVIAFAFTEGGGVALRIGPDGAEIDRLAISRDEAQSAVTRLRAALEAGPSASLSRAFPAAPAHQLHEGVFTPRVRAGIEAGSRLFILADGPYRSIPFEVLLTTEYTAPMHSDEALRGAPWLIRDHGLATLASLSSLTTHENAPSRPPFLIGFGAPVFEGEPDAAPMALAALLRSGTEGLRALSALPPLPGTRAELEELALLFGPERSDVRLGMWATEAAVKTAELDQASVLVFATHGLLPGALETVSEPALAFTPPAEPGPFDDGLLTASEIAQLQLQADWVVLSACNTFAADGISRAPDRLAQAFLYAGARSLLVSHWAVRDDVAAIITAETARRTLAGESRAEAFRNAVLGVMDDPAIPGGAHPGIWGPFALIGQ from the coding sequence ATGGCTTGCAATCATTTGAGGATCTGGGCGCTGAGCCTTGCCCTGCTGGCCGCGCCGCACGGCCTGGCGCAGGAAACGCCGCCACTGGCACCGTCGATCACCGAACCTGACGCCCGCGCCCTTATCGAGGCCGCTGAAGCGATCGACATGGAGCAAGACCCTGCCGGTGCGCGCGCGGCCTGGGAAGCAGCCTACGATACCGCCCTGACGCTGGGCGATGTGGACGCGACCGACCGCGCCGCGATCATCAACCAGCTGGGCTCCGCGATCTTCTATGCGGGCGGGCGCGAGGAAGCGCTGGGCCTGTTCCGGGAGGCGGCGGACATTTTTGCTGAAGCCGGCCCGGACCATGCAGAGGCACTGGAACAGTCGCTGGGCAATGTCGCCTCGATACTGGCAACCCTAGGCAGGCTGGCCGAGGCCGAACAGGTGCAGCGCGAGGTGATGGATATCCGCCGCACGCTCTACCCCGAAATGCACGTCCAGATCGCCCGTTCCTATTTCGAGCTCGGCTCGGTGCTCAATGCGCGCGGCGAGCTGGACGAGGCAGCCAGCCTTGTTGAGCGCTCGCTGGACATCCGCCGCGAGGTTCTGGAGGCGGGGCATCCCCATATCGCCATGACGCAGGTCAGCCTCGCGGCCATCCTGACGCGGGCCTACCGCTACGCCGAGGCGGCAGAGCTGTCGCGCGACGCTGCCGAGCAGCTGGAAGCCAATTTGCCGCCAGGCCATCCCTTTATCAGCTTTGCCCGGTCCAGCTATGCGGGCGCGCTCAATGCCTGGGGTCGGTATGAAGCGGCTGAGCCCCTGCTGCGGCGCATTCTTGACGAGCGCAGGGCGAGCCTTGGCGAAACACATCCCCAAGTCGCTGACACGCTGAACAATCTGGGCGTTGCCCTCTACGCACAGGGGCGCGAGGCGGAGGCCCGCCCGCTCTTCCTGGCTGCGCGGGACATTTACCGCACCGCGGCCGGCGCGACATCGGTCGAGGCGGCGCGCATGCAGATGAATGCCGCCGACGCCGCCATGGCGGCTGGTGATTATGATACCGCCCGCGCCGAATGGCTCGATACGCTGAGCGTATTTGAGGAGACAGGCACGGCGGGTCCGGACCGGATACGGGTGCTGGCCGAGCTGGCGGCGCTGGAAGCGCTGAGCGGGAACGCACCGGCTGGACGGCAGCGTCTGGGAGAGGCGCGCGCGCTGGCCGTGTCCTACCTGCCCGAAAGCCATGCGCGCCGCCATGAGCTGACGATCGACGATGTATGGATTGACGCTGTCACCGGTAACGCCATGCGCGCTGTGCCGCACGCAGTGGACGACGCCGTGATGGCGCTCGCTGCCGAGCTGGACCTGGTGGATGTCGATGCCGCGCGCGACATGGCGCGCAGCCGCCAGCGCGCTTTCCGGCGCGCGCTGGACATAGCCATGGCAGCAACCGACCGCGAGGCGGCGTTCCGCTATATGCAGCTGGTTCACACAACCGGGCTGGCGCTGGCCGCCGAGGCGACCGCCCTGCGCGGACGCGCCGGGGAGGACGGCACTGCGAGCCAGGTCCGCGAACGTCAGGATGGCTGGCGCGCCCTGCGCCGGGCCGAGGACAATTATATCAGCCTGCTGGCCGCCAGTGATGCGGCGGACCCGTCTGAAATCGCCGACGCCCGGCTGGCCTATGAGAGCGCCCGCGAAGAGCTGGCTGCGATGGCCGGGGCCAGCGATACGCAGACCGGCACGGCGCTGGTCAGCCTCGACGCCGTACGGGGCGCGCTTCAGCCGGACGAGACAGTGATCGCCTTTGCCTTCACCGAAGGGGGCGGGGTGGCTCTGCGTATCGGCCCTGACGGCGCGGAAATCGACCGGCTGGCCATCAGCCGCGATGAGGCACAATCGGCAGTCACCCGCCTGCGCGCGGCGCTGGAGGCCGGGCCGTCTGCCAGCCTCTCGCGCGCCTTCCCCGCCGCGCCCGCCCACCAGCTCCATGAGGGCGTCTTCACGCCGCGTGTAAGAGCCGGGATCGAAGCGGGCAGCAGACTTTTCATCCTCGCGGACGGTCCCTACCGCTCCATTCCGTTCGAGGTATTGCTGACAACCGAATACACAGCGCCGATGCACAGCGATGAAGCATTGCGCGGCGCGCCCTGGCTGATCCGTGACCATGGCCTTGCCACACTGGCCTCGCTGTCCAGCCTGACCACGCACGAAAACGCCCCGTCCCGCCCGCCTTTCCTGATCGGTTTTGGCGCTCCGGTATTCGAGGGCGAGCCGGACGCGGCGCCAATGGCACTGGCCGCGCTGTTGCGCAGTGGCACGGAGGGTCTGCGGGCGCTTTCCGCGCTTCCGCCCCTGCCGGGAACGCGCGCTGAGCTGGAAGAGCTGGCCTTGCTGTTCGGGCCGGAGCGTTCCGATGTACGTCTGGGGATGTGGGCCACCGAAGCGGCTGTGAAGACGGCGGAACTTGACCAGGCCAGCGTACTGGTCTTCGCCACGCACGGCCTTCTGCCCGGCGCGCTGGAAACCGTGTCCGAACCGGCACTGGCCTTTACCCCGCCAGCCGAGCCCGGCCCGTTCGATGACGGGCTGCTGACCGCATCGGAGATAGCGCAGCTGCAGCTGCAGGCGGACTGGGTTGTCCTGTCCGCGTGCAACACGTTTGCCGCCGATGGCATTTCGCGCGCGCCGGACCGGCTGGCGCAAGCCTTCCTGTATGCCGGTGCGCGCAGCCTGCTGGTGTCGCACTGGGCCGTGCGCGACGACGTGGCAGCGATCATAACCGCCGAAACGGCCCGCCGCACTCTCGCCGGCGAGAGCCGCGCGGAGGCTTTCCGCAATGCGGTGCTGGGCGTGATGGATGATCCTGCCATACCCGGCGGCGCCCATCCGGGCATCTGGGGGCCGTTCGCCCTGATTGGCCAGTGA
- a CDS encoding sensor histidine kinase: MPLRILQSTFGRLAALIATLVSLAATAVFLIAYFAFAFVSDQTLRQLVDTDAAGLVDIYSIEGEAGLRRSLQDRLALRPLEGEGPVYLLADPQGEPLAGNLAGWPDAFSLDASWVSGVFTVDGEALPLLGRAFLMPQDFRLFVGRSTTSQAEALARLRTIFTAGFFITLTLGVAAGLVAAGWIMRRVERLNRTCQAVRDGAIDQRAPGADGADEFGLLSRNINAMLDRIERLISAQRDVSDLTAHELRTPLVRIDRTLAEAGHDPERIEQAREQVAELGELINSLMDISAISAEIGDTRGLEMLDLAALARSVTPLYADVAGEKGASVKLDAPRPVMMRGSPAQLGRLIANLLDNAVKFLPEGGEVKLIVREGPVLIVEDNGPGVPPDWRERVFLRFARISHGGPRGHGLGLSFVHAVVRRHGLTVDVEDARPGSARPGARFIVRPAGDPA; this comes from the coding sequence GTGCCTTTGCGTATCCTGCAATCCACGTTCGGACGCCTTGCCGCCCTTATCGCCACGCTGGTCAGCCTGGCGGCGACGGCGGTGTTCCTGATTGCGTATTTCGCCTTCGCCTTCGTGTCCGACCAGACCTTGCGCCAGCTGGTGGATACCGACGCAGCAGGGCTGGTGGATATCTACTCCATTGAGGGCGAGGCGGGGCTGCGGCGCTCCTTGCAGGACCGGCTCGCCTTACGCCCGCTGGAGGGCGAAGGCCCGGTCTATCTGCTGGCCGACCCGCAAGGCGAGCCGCTCGCGGGCAATCTGGCCGGGTGGCCGGACGCGTTTTCACTCGATGCCAGCTGGGTGAGCGGCGTGTTCACGGTGGATGGAGAGGCGCTGCCCCTGCTCGGCCGCGCCTTTCTCATGCCGCAGGATTTCCGCCTGTTCGTTGGCCGCTCCACGACCAGCCAGGCCGAGGCGCTGGCCCGGCTGCGCACGATCTTCACCGCCGGCTTCTTCATCACGCTGACCCTCGGCGTTGCCGCGGGCCTCGTTGCCGCGGGCTGGATCATGCGCCGGGTAGAACGCCTCAACCGCACCTGTCAGGCGGTGCGTGACGGCGCCATTGACCAGCGTGCGCCGGGCGCGGACGGGGCTGACGAGTTCGGCCTGCTCTCGCGCAATATCAACGCCATGCTGGACCGGATAGAGCGCCTGATAAGCGCGCAGCGCGACGTCTCCGACCTCACCGCGCACGAATTGCGTACACCGCTGGTGCGCATCGACCGCACGCTGGCGGAGGCGGGCCATGATCCTGAACGGATCGAACAGGCCCGTGAGCAGGTGGCGGAGCTGGGCGAGCTCATCAATTCGCTCATGGACATTTCTGCCATCAGCGCGGAGATCGGCGATACGCGCGGGCTGGAGATGCTGGACCTTGCCGCCCTTGCCCGCTCGGTGACACCGCTCTACGCCGATGTGGCGGGCGAAAAGGGGGCGAGCGTGAAGCTGGACGCGCCCCGCCCGGTGATGATGCGCGGCAGTCCGGCCCAGCTGGGCCGGCTGATCGCCAACCTTCTCGACAATGCGGTGAAATTCCTGCCCGAAGGCGGCGAGGTGAAACTGATCGTGCGCGAAGGTCCGGTGCTCATTGTGGAGGACAACGGCCCCGGCGTGCCGCCTGACTGGCGCGAGCGCGTCTTCCTGCGCTTTGCCCGTATCAGCCATGGCGGGCCGCGCGGGCACGGGCTCGGCCTCTCCTTCGTCCACGCCGTCGTGCGCCGCCACGGCCTGACGGTTGATGTCGAGGATGCGCGGCCCGGCTCGGCAAGACCGGGCGCACGCTTCATCGTCCGCCCGGCCGGTGATCCGGCATGA
- the chrA gene encoding chromate efflux transporter, whose amino-acid sequence MSAPPSLASLARQFARIGFLSFGGPAPQIAMLHDLAVDRQGWISDQEFLRALNVCHLLPGPEAMQLATWIGWRLGGVRGGLIAGGLFVLPGVMVIFALSALYAYAADLTLVSAAFTGVQAAVLVILASAVARLGQRTLKSAGSLAIAGGAFLALLFGLPFPAIVVLAGLAGLWLTPKAATPDQPEVVSDPEKPDQIRRSTITLLSWLALWLAPLALVFVMLGGEHRLTEITAFFSWLAIVSFGGAYAVLAFMAQAGVEQYGWLSAGEMADGLALAESTPGPLILVTQFTGFLAAFREAAPFTPLVAGLMGSLLTVWAVFAPSFMAIFTLAPWMERLNRMRTLQSALNGISSAVVGVIASLAVWFATQVMFGVTGEISFGPFRLITLDPASINLAVLAIAGVCAGLAFTLKRGVMTLVAAGLAMGLALPLAGIV is encoded by the coding sequence ATGAGCGCGCCGCCCTCCCTTGCCAGTCTCGCCCGCCAGTTTGCCCGGATCGGTTTTCTGAGCTTTGGCGGACCGGCTCCGCAGATCGCCATGCTGCACGATCTGGCTGTCGACCGGCAGGGCTGGATCAGTGACCAGGAATTCCTGCGGGCGCTCAATGTCTGCCACCTTCTGCCCGGACCGGAAGCCATGCAGCTCGCCACCTGGATCGGCTGGCGCCTTGGCGGGGTACGCGGCGGTCTGATCGCCGGGGGTTTGTTCGTCCTGCCGGGCGTCATGGTGATTTTCGCGCTATCGGCTCTCTACGCCTATGCGGCAGACCTGACACTGGTCAGCGCCGCTTTCACCGGCGTTCAGGCCGCCGTGCTGGTCATTCTGGCCAGCGCCGTCGCGCGCCTTGGACAGCGGACGCTGAAATCGGCCGGCAGCCTCGCCATTGCGGGCGGGGCGTTTCTGGCCCTGCTGTTTGGCCTGCCCTTCCCGGCCATTGTCGTGCTCGCAGGGCTGGCGGGGCTGTGGCTGACACCCAAAGCCGCCACGCCCGATCAACCCGAAGTGGTCTCAGACCCAGAAAAGCCAGACCAGATCAGGCGCAGCACGATCACCCTCCTGTCATGGCTGGCACTGTGGCTGGCACCGCTGGCACTGGTGTTTGTGATGCTGGGAGGCGAGCATCGCCTGACCGAGATCACGGCCTTCTTCTCCTGGCTGGCGATTGTCAGCTTTGGCGGGGCCTATGCGGTACTGGCCTTCATGGCGCAGGCGGGCGTGGAGCAATATGGCTGGCTGAGCGCGGGCGAGATGGCCGACGGCCTGGCATTGGCCGAATCCACGCCCGGTCCGCTGATACTGGTGACCCAGTTCACCGGCTTTCTGGCAGCCTTCCGGGAGGCCGCGCCCTTCACGCCGCTGGTGGCGGGCCTCATGGGGTCGCTGCTGACGGTCTGGGCGGTGTTTGCGCCCTCCTTCATGGCGATCTTCACGCTCGCGCCATGGATGGAGCGGCTGAACCGGATGCGCACCCTGCAAAGCGCCCTGAACGGTATCTCCAGCGCAGTTGTGGGCGTTATCGCCAGCCTGGCCGTCTGGTTTGCCACGCAAGTGATGTTTGGCGTGACCGGCGAGATCAGCTTTGGGCCTTTCCGGCTGATAACGCTTGATCCGGCCAGCATCAATCTGGCCGTGCTCGCCATTGCAGGCGTGTGCGCTGGTCTCGCCTTCACCTTGAAGCGGGGCGTGATGACACTGGTCGCGGCAGGGCTGGCCATGGGGCTTGCCCTGCCGCTTGCAGGCATTGTCTAG
- a CDS encoding spinster family MFS transporter → MAIASPPPGIPVTQPLAPGARRYAIGMLLVIYIFNFLDRQIVNILAEPIKIELGLADWQLGMLTGLAFAAFYTVLGIPIARYAEKADRLKIISVAVAVWSAFTIACGLAANFTQLLLARIGVGVGEAGCSPPAHSLITDYTPKEERASALAIYSMGIPLGSLAGMALGGLIADVWGWRAAFFVAGAPGIILAVMAFLTLPEPRRGLEKKVVPVKGPSFGDALKELKSKKSFWWISIGAALSAMVGYGHIAFYGSFYLRNHGEGLTAMAASVNEMIGVSFGPIGFVGTALGLIIGVCGAAGTFLGGVLADRAARKNVAGYATVPAIAGLVTVIPFIAAMLVDNVALSFLILALPVFAGAIWYGPIFASAQSLVHPQTRATAAAVLLFIINLIGLGLGPLLVGTFSDIFAQTMGAAEGIRWSMVTFGGVGGIASIAFFLAARTLKDEVVA, encoded by the coding sequence TTGGCCATTGCCAGCCCGCCACCGGGTATTCCGGTGACCCAGCCGCTTGCGCCCGGCGCGCGCCGCTATGCCATCGGCATGCTGCTCGTCATCTACATTTTCAATTTTCTCGACCGGCAGATCGTCAACATCCTCGCCGAGCCGATAAAGATTGAGCTGGGGTTGGCTGACTGGCAGCTTGGCATGCTCACCGGCCTGGCTTTCGCCGCCTTCTATACCGTGCTGGGCATTCCGATTGCGCGTTACGCCGAAAAGGCCGATCGGTTGAAGATCATCTCGGTGGCTGTGGCGGTGTGGAGCGCCTTCACCATTGCCTGCGGACTGGCCGCCAATTTCACCCAGCTATTGCTGGCGCGTATCGGGGTTGGCGTGGGCGAGGCCGGGTGTTCACCGCCCGCTCACTCGCTCATTACTGACTACACGCCCAAGGAAGAACGCGCCTCGGCGCTGGCCATCTATTCGATGGGTATTCCGCTGGGATCGCTGGCAGGCATGGCGCTCGGCGGCCTTATCGCCGATGTCTGGGGTTGGCGCGCGGCGTTCTTCGTGGCCGGTGCGCCGGGCATCATTCTGGCGGTGATGGCCTTCCTCACCCTGCCCGAACCGCGCCGGGGGCTGGAAAAGAAGGTGGTCCCGGTCAAGGGGCCAAGCTTCGGGGACGCTCTCAAGGAGCTGAAATCGAAAAAATCCTTCTGGTGGATTTCCATCGGCGCGGCTTTAAGCGCCATGGTCGGCTACGGCCATATTGCCTTTTACGGCTCCTTCTATCTGCGCAATCACGGCGAGGGCCTCACCGCAATGGCGGCCAGCGTCAACGAGATGATCGGCGTCAGCTTCGGCCCCATAGGCTTTGTCGGCACCGCGCTTGGCCTCATTATCGGGGTGTGCGGCGCGGCAGGCACCTTCCTTGGCGGTGTGCTGGCCGACCGGGCAGCGCGCAAGAATGTGGCTGGCTACGCCACCGTGCCGGCGATTGCGGGCCTCGTCACGGTGATCCCCTTCATCGCGGCCATGCTGGTGGACAATGTGGCGCTGTCCTTCCTGATCCTGGCTTTGCCGGTCTTTGCCGGCGCGATCTGGTACGGGCCGATCTTTGCCAGCGCGCAGAGCCTTGTGCATCCGCAGACGCGGGCAACGGCGGCGGCGGTTCTGCTCTTCATCATCAATCTGATCGGTCTCGGGCTTGGCCCGCTTCTGGTCGGCACGTTCAGCGATATCTTCGCCCAGACCATGGGCGCGGCTGAAGGGATACGCTGGTCGATGGTGACATTCGGCGGGGTGGGCGGCATTGCCTCCATCGCCTTCTTCCTCGCGGCACGCACCCTCAAAGACGAGGTTGTCGCCTAG